One genomic segment of Nevskia ramosa DSM 11499 includes these proteins:
- the hemL gene encoding glutamate-1-semialdehyde 2,1-aminomutase, which yields MSTSESRSDQLFSRAQASIPGGVNSPVRAFRAVGGTPRFIASADGATITDADGKTYVDYIGSWGPMILGHQHPAVRDAIIRQAQIGVSYGAPTEAEIAMAELLCARVPGLEQVRLCSSGTEATMSALRLARGYTGRDMILKFEGCYHGHSDSLLVKAGSGALTFGVPTSPGVPADFAKYTLTADYNDLASVEALFKANAGKIACVIVEPVAGNMNCILPKPGFLEGLQTLCKADGALLIFDEVMTGFRVGPKGAAGVYGITPDMVTLGKIIGGGLPVGAFGGRRDIMQKLSPAGPVYQAGTLSGNPLAMAAGIALLTALDDAAIYTHLEATTAALLAGLDAEAKAAGIPFTTVQLGSMFGLFFTDKPAITSFAEVTACNLEHFKRFFHAMLERGIYLAPSAYEAGFVSAAHGPREVELTIAAAREAFAELKAA from the coding sequence ATGTCCACAAGCGAATCCCGTTCCGACCAGCTGTTCAGCCGCGCCCAGGCCTCGATCCCCGGCGGCGTCAATTCCCCGGTGCGCGCCTTCCGCGCTGTCGGTGGCACGCCCCGCTTCATCGCCTCCGCCGATGGCGCAACGATCACCGATGCCGACGGCAAGACCTATGTCGACTACATCGGCAGCTGGGGGCCGATGATCCTCGGCCATCAGCACCCGGCGGTGCGCGACGCGATCATCAGGCAGGCGCAGATTGGTGTGTCCTACGGCGCGCCGACCGAAGCCGAGATCGCCATGGCCGAACTGCTCTGCGCCCGCGTGCCGGGGCTCGAACAGGTACGCCTGTGTTCGAGCGGCACCGAAGCGACGATGAGCGCGCTGCGCCTGGCCCGCGGCTATACCGGTCGCGACATGATCCTGAAGTTCGAAGGCTGCTACCACGGCCATTCGGACTCGCTCTTGGTCAAGGCCGGCTCCGGCGCACTGACCTTCGGCGTGCCGACCTCGCCGGGCGTGCCGGCCGATTTCGCCAAGTACACCTTGACGGCCGATTACAACGATCTGGCCTCCGTCGAGGCTCTGTTCAAGGCCAATGCCGGCAAGATCGCCTGCGTGATCGTCGAGCCGGTGGCGGGCAACATGAACTGCATCCTGCCGAAGCCGGGCTTTCTCGAAGGGCTGCAGACGCTGTGCAAGGCCGATGGTGCGCTGCTGATCTTCGACGAAGTGATGACCGGCTTCCGCGTCGGCCCGAAGGGCGCGGCCGGCGTCTACGGCATCACGCCGGACATGGTCACCCTGGGCAAGATCATCGGTGGCGGCCTGCCGGTCGGCGCCTTCGGCGGCCGCCGCGACATCATGCAGAAGCTGTCTCCGGCCGGCCCGGTCTACCAGGCCGGTACCTTGTCCGGAAATCCGCTGGCGATGGCTGCCGGCATCGCACTGCTGACCGCACTCGATGACGCCGCGATCTACACGCATCTGGAAGCGACGACTGCCGCGCTGCTCGCCGGCCTCGATGCCGAAGCGAAGGCCGCCGGCATCCCGTTCACGACGGTGCAGCTCGGCTCGATGTTCGGGCTGTTCTTCACCGACAAGCCGGCGATCACCAGCTTCGCCGAAGTCACGGCCTGCAATCTCGAACACTTCAAGCGCTTCTTCCACGCCATGCTCGAGCGCGGCATTTATCTGGCGCCCTCAGCCTACGAGGCCGGCTTCGTCTCGGCCGCGCACGGCCCGCGCGAGGTCGAGCTGACGATTGCAGCGGCGCGGGAAGCCTTTGCGGAGCTGAAAGCGGCATGA
- the ftsY gene encoding signal recognition particle-docking protein FtsY, with translation MSDNAGFVAKLRKKINKGDSWLTYDLGRLFTDEKLNDDAIEIIEERLLIADAGVEATTQLCDTLRNEVMAGRIKTEAQLRKELKKALLAIIGPCAKPLLVPSYIKPYVIFVAGINGAGKTTTIGKMAAKMKKEGKSVLLAAGDTFRAAAVEQLTTWSERAGVPILSQGAGADSASVIFDAVQAAKARGIDVVIADTAGRLHTQSHLMDELRKIRRVVQKLDAYAPHEVMLVVDGTAGGNALNQAVQFHEAIGLTGLTITKLDGTAKGGVLLAIAKRLALPVRYVGLGEAIDDLDVFDAEAYAEALVGGAALGEPR, from the coding sequence ATGAGCGACAACGCCGGCTTCGTCGCCAAGCTACGGAAGAAGATCAACAAGGGCGATTCCTGGCTGACCTATGACCTCGGCCGCCTGTTCACCGATGAAAAGCTCAACGACGATGCCATCGAGATCATCGAAGAGCGCCTGCTGATCGCCGATGCCGGCGTCGAGGCCACCACCCAGCTCTGCGATACGTTACGCAACGAGGTGATGGCTGGCCGGATCAAGACCGAGGCGCAGCTGCGCAAGGAACTGAAGAAAGCGCTGCTCGCCATCATCGGGCCCTGCGCCAAGCCGCTGCTGGTGCCGAGCTACATCAAGCCTTATGTGATCTTCGTCGCCGGCATCAACGGCGCCGGCAAGACCACGACGATCGGCAAGATGGCCGCGAAGATGAAAAAGGAAGGCAAGAGCGTGCTGCTGGCCGCTGGCGATACCTTCCGCGCGGCAGCGGTCGAGCAGCTGACCACCTGGTCCGAGCGCGCTGGCGTGCCGATTCTTTCTCAAGGCGCCGGCGCCGATTCGGCCTCGGTGATCTTCGACGCGGTGCAGGCCGCGAAAGCGCGCGGCATCGACGTGGTGATCGCCGATACCGCCGGCCGTCTGCATACCCAGAGCCATCTGATGGACGAACTGCGCAAGATTCGCCGCGTCGTCCAGAAGCTCGATGCCTATGCGCCGCACGAGGTGATGCTGGTGGTCGATGGCACCGCCGGCGGCAATGCGCTGAACCAGGCCGTGCAATTCCACGAAGCGATCGGCCTGACCGGCCTGACCATCACCAAGCTCGATGGCACCGCGAAAGGCGGCGTGCTGCTGGCGATCGCCAAGCGGCTGGCGCTGCCGGTGCGCTATGTCGGTCTCGGCGAAGCGATCGACGATCTCGACGTGTTCGACGCCGAGGCCTATGCCGAAGCGCTGGTCGGCGGCGCGGCACTGGGAGAGCCACGGTGA
- the ftsE gene encoding cell division ATP-binding protein FtsE, whose product MIRFTGVSHHYGDSSREILSNANFALARGEMAFLTGPSGAGKSTMLKLIARLARPTLGEIIVDGQRLSALRPSEVPAYRRQFGMIFQNFNLLPDRTVFDNVAMPLIIRGHSGDDIARRVRAALDAVGLRGKERHWPQTLSGGEQQRVGIARAVVAKPRLLIADEPTGNLDPEMAQEVMQLFNRFNEVGVSVLVATHALGLISRLPHRILRLEKGLLTQVKASEFDYADDAEEQDA is encoded by the coding sequence CTGATCCGCTTCACCGGCGTCAGCCATCACTATGGCGACAGCAGCCGGGAAATTCTCAGCAACGCCAACTTCGCACTGGCGCGTGGCGAAATGGCCTTCCTGACCGGCCCGAGCGGCGCCGGCAAGTCGACGATGCTGAAGCTGATCGCCCGTCTGGCCCGGCCGACGCTCGGAGAGATCATCGTCGATGGCCAGCGACTGTCGGCGCTGCGCCCGAGCGAAGTGCCGGCCTATCGGCGGCAGTTCGGCATGATCTTCCAGAACTTCAATCTGCTGCCCGATCGCACGGTGTTCGACAACGTGGCGATGCCGCTGATCATCCGCGGCCACAGTGGCGATGACATCGCCCGGCGCGTGCGGGCGGCGCTCGATGCGGTGGGCCTCCGCGGCAAGGAACGCCACTGGCCGCAGACTTTGTCCGGCGGCGAGCAGCAGAGAGTCGGCATCGCCCGTGCGGTGGTCGCCAAGCCGCGGTTGCTGATCGCCGACGAACCGACCGGCAACCTCGATCCGGAAATGGCGCAGGAAGTGATGCAGCTGTTCAACCGCTTCAATGAAGTCGGCGTCAGCGTGCTGGTCGCCACCCATGCGCTGGGCCTGATCTCGCGGCTGCCGCATCGCATCCTGCGACTGGAAAAAGGCCTGCTGACCCAGGTCAAGGCCAGCGAATTCGACTACGCCGATGACGCCGAGGAGCAGGACGCATGA
- the ftsX gene encoding permease-like cell division protein FtsX: protein MSNARRVGNTPSGFSRWLLEHTRAIAATLDQLKRRPFGTLLTAFVIGVTLALPAGLYSVLGSLDAASSGLKGSLRASLFLRDNLDDNAGRALAATLAKRPGVAEARYISRDQALAEFKAHSGFGEALDILDSNPLPAVIVVTPDSKAPKAQASAMLDEMTKLPEVESARLDREWLERLYAILAIVERLVLLIAGALAIAVLAVVANTIRLDISARREEIVVLKVIGASNGFIRRPFLYTGLWYGLTGALLACLMVIGAQVALSEPAANLAGLYGVGAGFGALAADTVFAMFATGAALGWLAAFWTVGRHLGGIEPD from the coding sequence ATGAGCAATGCACGGCGAGTCGGCAACACTCCGAGCGGCTTCTCGCGCTGGCTGCTCGAGCACACGCGGGCGATCGCCGCGACCCTGGATCAGCTGAAGCGGCGGCCGTTCGGCACCTTGCTGACCGCATTCGTGATCGGCGTGACCCTGGCGCTGCCGGCCGGCCTGTATTCGGTGCTCGGCAGCCTCGATGCGGCTTCCAGCGGCCTCAAAGGTTCGCTGCGCGCCTCATTGTTCCTGCGCGACAACCTCGACGACAACGCCGGCCGCGCGCTGGCCGCCACGCTCGCCAAGCGTCCCGGCGTCGCCGAAGCCCGCTACATCTCGCGCGATCAGGCACTGGCCGAGTTCAAGGCCCACTCCGGTTTCGGCGAAGCGCTGGACATCCTCGACAGCAATCCGCTGCCGGCGGTGATCGTCGTTACCCCGGACAGCAAGGCGCCGAAGGCGCAGGCCTCGGCGATGCTCGACGAGATGACCAAGCTGCCGGAAGTCGAAAGCGCGCGGCTGGATCGCGAGTGGCTGGAGCGGCTGTACGCGATTCTCGCCATCGTCGAACGCCTGGTGCTGCTGATCGCCGGGGCGCTGGCGATCGCCGTGCTGGCGGTGGTCGCCAACACCATCCGGCTCGATATCTCGGCCAGACGCGAGGAAATCGTCGTGCTCAAGGTGATCGGCGCCTCGAATGGCTTCATTCGCCGGCCATTCCTTTATACCGGCCTGTGGTACGGCCTGACCGGCGCGCTGCTGGCCTGCCTGATGGTGATTGGCGCGCAAGTTGCCTTGTCAGAACCAGCGGCGAATCTGGCCGGCCTGTACGGGGTAGGCGCGGGCTTCGGTGCGCTGGCGGCCGACACGGTATTCGCCATGTTCGCCACCGGTGCCGCTTTGGGCTGGCTGGCAGCCTTTTGGACGGTGGGTCGCCACCTCGGTGGCATCGAGCCGGATTGA
- the rpoH gene encoding RNA polymerase sigma factor RpoH — MMTALALSPRAASFPVPLAGSLDTYIRSVSQIPLLTPDEEQKLAHELHDDGNLASAQKLVLSNLRFVVHIARGYQGYGLPLSDLIQEGNIGLMKAVKRFDPGVGVRLISFAVHWIKAEIHEYILKNWRIVKIATTKAQRKLFFNLRKSKTHLGWMTQSEVEAVAKDLKVKPEEVLQMESRLGGADVSFSASPDDGEESSFVPEDYLADRHDAYSAIEEAEWQDAREARMSTALAALDDRSRDILKRRWLADESKAGLQELGDEYGVSAERIRQIEVAAMKKLRKAIEVEAEPA; from the coding sequence ATGATGACTGCTCTCGCACTATCACCACGGGCTGCTTCGTTTCCGGTGCCGCTGGCCGGCAGCCTTGATACCTACATCCGGTCGGTCAGCCAGATTCCGCTGCTGACGCCAGACGAAGAACAGAAGCTCGCGCACGAACTGCACGACGACGGCAATCTCGCGTCGGCGCAGAAACTGGTGCTGTCGAACCTGCGCTTCGTCGTCCATATCGCCCGCGGCTATCAGGGCTACGGCCTGCCGCTGTCCGATCTGATCCAGGAAGGCAACATCGGCCTGATGAAGGCCGTGAAGCGTTTCGATCCGGGTGTCGGCGTGCGTCTGATCAGTTTCGCCGTGCACTGGATCAAGGCCGAGATCCACGAGTACATCTTGAAGAACTGGCGCATCGTCAAGATCGCCACGACCAAGGCGCAGCGCAAGCTGTTCTTCAACCTGCGCAAGTCCAAGACCCACCTCGGCTGGATGACCCAGTCGGAAGTCGAGGCGGTGGCCAAGGATCTGAAGGTCAAGCCCGAAGAAGTGCTGCAGATGGAATCGCGCCTCGGCGGCGCCGATGTGTCGTTCAGCGCTTCGCCGGACGATGGCGAAGAGTCCTCGTTCGTCCCCGAGGATTATCTGGCCGATCGTCACGACGCCTACTCGGCGATCGAGGAAGCCGAGTGGCAGGACGCCCGCGAAGCCCGGATGAGCACCGCACTGGCGGCACTCGACGATCGTTCGCGCGACATCCTGAAGCGCCGCTGGCTGGCTGATGAATCGAAGGCAGGCCTGCAGGAACTTGGCGACGAGTACGGCGTGTCGGCCGAGCGCATTCGCCAGATCGAGGTCGCGGCGATGAAGAAGCTGCGCAAGGCGATCGAGGTCGAAGCAGAGCCGGCCTGA
- the cyoE gene encoding heme o synthase: protein MSRPPSSLKAQAVPGADAVAAAPVSRSREYYELCKPRVVMLIVFTAIVGMFLAVPGLPPFAALIWGTLGISLQAASAAAVNQIIDREIDARMARTCGRPLVTGTLSLTESIAFATFLGLAGFIVLWFLVNPLTAVLTQLTLVGYAGVYTLFLKRATPQNIVIGGASGAAPPVLGWAAVTGTVDPHALILFLIIFIWTPPHFWVLAIERREEYAKVGVPMLPVTHGVDYTATQVLLYTFLLIAVTIMPFAVGMSGWLYLVAALGLGGRFLQLAFQIKFAPRKGLNMKTFGYSIVYLMGIFTALLVDHYLI, encoded by the coding sequence ATGAGCAGACCCCCCTCCTCGCTGAAAGCCCAGGCCGTGCCTGGTGCCGATGCGGTCGCTGCCGCACCGGTGTCGCGCAGCCGCGAGTACTACGAGCTGTGCAAGCCGCGCGTAGTGATGCTGATCGTGTTCACCGCAATCGTCGGCATGTTCCTCGCCGTGCCCGGCTTGCCGCCGTTCGCGGCGCTGATCTGGGGCACGCTGGGCATCTCGCTGCAGGCGGCTTCTGCGGCGGCGGTCAATCAGATCATCGATCGTGAAATCGACGCCCGCATGGCGCGCACCTGCGGCCGGCCGCTGGTCACCGGCACCTTGAGCCTGACCGAGTCGATCGCCTTCGCGACCTTTCTCGGTCTCGCCGGCTTCATCGTGCTGTGGTTCCTGGTCAACCCGCTGACCGCCGTGCTGACGCAGCTCACGCTGGTTGGCTATGCCGGCGTCTACACACTGTTCCTGAAGCGGGCGACGCCGCAGAACATCGTCATCGGCGGCGCTTCCGGTGCGGCACCGCCAGTGCTCGGCTGGGCGGCGGTCACTGGTACGGTCGATCCGCATGCGCTGATCCTGTTCCTGATCATCTTCATCTGGACGCCACCGCACTTCTGGGTGCTGGCGATTGAGCGCCGCGAGGAATACGCCAAGGTCGGCGTGCCGATGCTGCCGGTCACCCACGGCGTGGACTACACCGCGACCCAGGTGCTGCTTTACACCTTCCTGTTGATCGCCGTGACCATCATGCCGTTCGCGGTCGGCATGAGCGGCTGGCTGTACCTGGTGGCCGCGCTCGGGCTGGGCGGCCGCTTCCTGCAGCTGGCTTTCCAGATCAAGTTTGCGCCGCGCAAGGGCCTGAACATGAAGACCTTCGGATACTCGATCGTCTATCTGATGGGCATTTTCACGGCGCTGCTGGTCGATCATTACCTGATCTGA
- a CDS encoding COX15/CtaA family protein, whose translation MLQTFNRLNLLTLVLTFCLIVLGAYVRLSHAGLGCPDWPGCYGHIGVPDAAHEVAAAEAAYPERPVQAPKAWKEMVHRYLAGIVGLLIGALAALAWRDRSHRLPRGLATATIGVVLVQIVFGALTVTLKVKPIIVTTHLLLGLTTLSLVFWMWLGTRAPSDQPQAAPLRAALLKPLSIAALLLLCGQIFLGGWTSTNYAALACPDFPACHGSFAPKGELGVAFKLWHGLGIDYEGGILDVAARATIHIVHRYGALVLSLVLIGIAAYLLSLKRALYRQLALALLGALALQVLIGVGLIHLQLPLWLADAHNAGAALLLLAVLALNHAVWQGGLARCPASSSADLESRAERS comes from the coding sequence ATGCTCCAGACCTTCAACCGCCTGAACCTGCTGACCCTGGTTCTCACCTTCTGCCTGATCGTGCTCGGTGCTTACGTGCGCCTGTCGCACGCAGGTTTGGGCTGCCCGGACTGGCCCGGCTGCTATGGCCACATCGGCGTGCCGGATGCCGCGCATGAGGTCGCCGCCGCCGAAGCCGCGTATCCGGAACGGCCTGTACAGGCGCCGAAAGCCTGGAAGGAGATGGTCCATCGCTATCTCGCCGGCATCGTCGGCTTGCTGATCGGAGCGCTGGCCGCGCTCGCTTGGCGTGATCGCAGCCACCGTCTGCCGCGTGGTCTGGCGACGGCTACCATCGGCGTGGTGCTGGTGCAGATCGTCTTCGGGGCGTTGACGGTTACTTTGAAGGTGAAGCCGATCATCGTCACCACCCATCTGCTGCTGGGTTTGACGACCTTGTCGCTGGTGTTCTGGATGTGGCTGGGGACGCGGGCGCCATCCGATCAACCGCAAGCCGCGCCGCTGCGTGCTGCCTTGCTGAAGCCGCTGTCGATCGCCGCGCTGCTGCTGCTCTGCGGTCAGATCTTTCTCGGCGGCTGGACCAGCACCAACTACGCCGCGCTGGCCTGTCCGGACTTCCCGGCCTGTCACGGCAGCTTCGCGCCGAAGGGCGAGCTCGGCGTGGCCTTCAAGCTGTGGCACGGCTTGGGCATCGATTACGAAGGCGGCATTCTCGATGTCGCAGCCCGTGCGACGATCCACATCGTCCATCGCTACGGGGCACTGGTATTGAGTCTGGTGCTGATCGGTATCGCTGCCTATTTGCTGAGCCTGAAGCGGGCGCTCTACCGACAGCTCGCGCTGGCGCTGCTGGGCGCGCTGGCGCTGCAGGTGCTCATCGGTGTCGGGCTGATCCACCTGCAACTGCCGCTATGGCTGGCTGACGCCCACAACGCCGGTGCGGCGCTGCTGCTGCTGGCGGTGCTGGCATTGAATCATGCGGTTTGGCAGGGAGGTCTGGCACGGTGCCCCGCCTCGTCCAGCGCAGACCTTGAGTCCCGAGCCGAACGATCATGA
- a CDS encoding SURF1 family protein, whose product MTSRWSFRPPWWAILGTVLGCALTIRLGLWQWHRGLAREALDAQYLSAGAQPPEALRIDSAVPDGADAVLAAASGEYDGARQILLDNQVHDRTPGYQVLTPIRLASGGIALINRGWVPQNPDRRVLPQLPVPAGPVTLSGLWRSLPQPALRLKTDNCAGAAQPWPRIVEYPTSDDLRCLYGADTAAGMLLLAPEAPDGYLREWSQGDRRFPPQRHYGYAAQWFAFAATLLVIFLKLNLKRRP is encoded by the coding sequence ATGACCTCGCGTTGGAGCTTCCGCCCGCCCTGGTGGGCGATTCTCGGCACCGTGCTTGGCTGTGCGCTGACCATCCGGCTCGGCCTCTGGCAGTGGCATCGCGGCCTGGCGCGGGAAGCGCTCGATGCCCAATACCTGAGCGCTGGCGCGCAGCCCCCGGAAGCTTTGCGAATTGACAGTGCAGTGCCGGACGGCGCCGATGCCGTACTGGCCGCAGCGTCTGGTGAATACGATGGCGCCCGACAGATTCTGCTCGACAATCAGGTCCATGACCGCACGCCTGGCTATCAGGTACTGACGCCGATCCGGCTCGCATCGGGCGGCATCGCGCTGATCAATCGAGGCTGGGTGCCGCAGAATCCGGATCGTCGCGTATTGCCACAACTGCCAGTCCCTGCAGGGCCGGTGACGCTCAGCGGCCTGTGGCGTTCGCTGCCACAACCGGCGCTGCGGCTGAAGACCGATAATTGCGCCGGCGCCGCTCAGCCCTGGCCGCGCATCGTCGAATATCCGACCTCCGACGATCTGCGTTGCCTGTACGGTGCCGACACGGCCGCCGGCATGCTGCTGCTGGCGCCGGAAGCGCCGGACGGCTATCTGCGTGAATGGTCGCAGGGCGACCGACGCTTCCCGCCACAACGCCATTACGGCTATGCCGCGCAGTGGTTCGCGTTTGCCGCGACCTTGCTGGTGATTTTCCTCAAGCTCAACCTGAAACGACGTCCATGA
- a CDS encoding twin transmembrane helix small protein: protein MLAKLIIAVLLIAIVVSLFSALFFMLKDSSKSKRTVRALSLRVGLQVALIVFLLVATMMGWIHPHGIGG, encoded by the coding sequence ATGCTCGCCAAGCTGATTATCGCCGTGCTGCTGATCGCCATCGTCGTATCGCTGTTCTCGGCACTGTTCTTCATGCTGAAGGATTCCAGCAAGAGCAAACGCACGGTGCGGGCGCTGTCCCTGAGAGTCGGCCTGCAGGTGGCCTTGATCGTGTTCCTGCTGGTGGCGACGATGATGGGCTGGATTCACCCTCACGGCATCGGCGGCTGA
- a CDS encoding cytochrome c oxidase subunit 3 yields the protein MATHAAASESSHRRYFVPEPSVWPFMLTIALGTILYSVSMYLEERHPGPIPFVLGGALFVYIVFTWFRGVAKESETGQYSEQVDRTYRLGMSWFIFSEVMFFAAFFGALYYARELSVPWLSGEGARVSTSEFLWPAFENIWPTNGPAAIGGQFKTISPWHLPLINTLLLLTSSVTITFAHHALKEGHRKATILWMWATIALGATFLYFQVTEYIEAYHELNLTLHSGIYGSTFFMLTGFHGMHVTLGTIMMISVTGRLMAGHFKPESHFGFEGVAWYWHFVDVVWVGLFIFVYIL from the coding sequence ATGGCAACCCATGCCGCAGCAAGCGAGTCCAGCCACCGTCGTTATTTCGTTCCGGAGCCGAGCGTCTGGCCGTTCATGTTGACGATCGCGCTCGGCACGATCCTGTACAGCGTCAGCATGTACCTTGAAGAGCGCCACCCGGGGCCGATTCCGTTCGTGCTCGGCGGCGCGCTGTTCGTCTACATCGTGTTCACCTGGTTCCGCGGCGTTGCCAAGGAAAGTGAAACCGGTCAGTACAGCGAGCAGGTCGATCGGACCTACCGCCTCGGCATGAGCTGGTTCATCTTCTCGGAAGTGATGTTCTTCGCGGCCTTCTTCGGCGCGCTGTATTACGCCCGCGAACTGTCGGTGCCGTGGCTGTCGGGCGAAGGTGCCCGCGTCTCCACCAGCGAGTTCCTCTGGCCGGCCTTCGAGAACATCTGGCCGACCAACGGCCCGGCCGCCATCGGGGGGCAGTTCAAGACCATCTCGCCGTGGCATCTGCCACTGATCAACACGCTGCTGCTGCTGACCTCGTCGGTGACCATCACCTTCGCGCATCACGCGCTGAAGGAAGGCCATCGCAAGGCGACCATCCTGTGGATGTGGGCGACCATCGCACTTGGCGCCACCTTCCTGTACTTCCAGGTCACCGAGTACATCGAGGCCTATCACGAGCTGAACCTGACGCTGCACTCCGGCATCTACGGTTCGACGTTCTTCATGCTGACCGGCTTCCACGGCATGCATGTGACCCTGGGCACGATCATGATGATCTCGGTCACCGGTCGCCTGATGGCCGGCCACTTCAAGCCGGAAAGCCACTTCGGTTTCGAAGGCGTGGCCTGGTACTGGCACTTCGTGGACGTGGTTTGGGTCGGCCTGTTCATCTTCGTCTACATCCTCTAA
- a CDS encoding cytochrome c oxidase assembly protein, producing the protein MKKPILSNSRGTWKLLIVVAGMFCFGFVLVPMYNAICQLVNLNGKDSAMLVSAKDVVEREDATRTVKVEFVTTVNGGRVFAFRAEQPSVQVHPGKLYTVNFVARNERDEAVIGQAVPSVAPWNAARHLRKTECFCFSQQPFAANEEKRMPVRFMLDPELPADVEVVTLSYTFFDATALAAGKVEEVQKQAVVVPKS; encoded by the coding sequence ATGAAGAAGCCGATCCTCAGCAACAGCCGAGGCACCTGGAAACTGCTGATTGTGGTCGCTGGCATGTTCTGCTTCGGCTTCGTGCTGGTGCCGATGTACAACGCGATCTGCCAGCTGGTGAACCTCAATGGCAAGGACAGCGCGATGCTGGTCTCTGCCAAGGATGTCGTCGAGCGCGAAGATGCAACGCGCACGGTGAAGGTCGAGTTCGTGACCACCGTCAACGGTGGCCGCGTGTTCGCCTTCCGCGCCGAGCAGCCTTCGGTGCAGGTGCATCCCGGCAAGCTGTACACGGTCAATTTCGTGGCACGCAACGAGCGGGACGAAGCGGTGATCGGTCAGGCGGTGCCCAGCGTCGCGCCGTGGAATGCGGCCCGGCACCTGCGCAAGACCGAATGTTTCTGCTTCAGTCAGCAGCCGTTCGCGGCAAATGAAGAGAAGCGCATGCCGGTCCGTTTCATGCTGGATCCGGAGTTGCCGGCGGATGTTGAAGTGGTGACTCTGTCGTACACGTTCTTCGATGCCACCGCCTTGGCGGCCGGCAAGGTCGAAGAGGTGCAGAAGCAAGCTGTAGTCGTACCGAAAAGCTAG